From Armatimonadia bacterium:
TCTCGCCGGTGACGGTCGAGGCCGGCTTGGGTCGCCCTTCGGCATCGCAGGCCAGGAGCGAGAAGCTCGACCCAAGGTCTGGCAGCGTCACCGTCATGCTGTGCCTCGCCCACAGGACACGCACCTTCTCGCTGTCGCCACCCGAGTAGGGATCGGCGACCATCACCGCATCGGGGTACACCTGCAGCTTCCACAGCCCCGGTGCGAGGCGCTCCAGGAAGTAAGCGCCGGTTCCCTCGTAGCGCACCACCGGCGAGGACCCATGACCGGCGATTCTCACCAACTCCTGCGGCGCCGGCGGGTTCGTGGTCGTGCTGTTGGAGTACAGGAAGCTGTCACGGGTCACCATCTCGCTGAGGTCGTCCGGGTGGCTCAGGTGGAAGTCGCCGAAGCGAGTGTTGGCAGGATAGCTGCCGAACTGGGAGAGACGGGGAATGCGCCGGAAGACCTCGGCCGCAATTGCGAAGCTGATGGCCTTGTGCGGGGTGTAGGCCAGGTTCAGATAGTGTGTCTGCCAGTTCGAGTTGGTGCCCGCGATGCACATCGGCTCATACTGGAACTGAGTTGCGATCTGTCCGCCGCCGCTGCGGAAGGCCCGGGCCATGGCGGGGTACATCACAGAGCCATGCACATCGGCAGCGTCGAACTCATAGACGATCTTGGCCTTTTTCGTCAGCCGGGGGCTGCGCATGGAAGGGTAGTCATCGACCTTCGGCAGGTGATCGCCGACCAGGATCGCACCGTTCACGAGACCCGTCGGGTACCAGCCGAAGGTGCAGCCATCCAGCGTGGAGGCTCCGGCAGCCGCGTCATGCCCCTGCCAGCAGTTGTAGAACACCGGCTTGTGCGAACCAGTCTCTCGCACGGCCGCAGTCAGCGTGTCGATGTACTCGGTGATCTGCGGCTCGGTCGTGCCCTGCGGGTAGAGCGGCTCATTGATGAGCTCGATGGCGATGATCGCCGGGTCATCCTTGTAGGCCAGACCCGTGTAGCGGTTCACGTGGTTCATGTACTGGCCCAGATACCGCCGCTGTGCAGGCCAGGAGGCCTTGTCCGTGGTCATCTGCGGCATCTTGTAGAGGTCGGAGAAGCCGCCCGGATTCGGCGCACCCCACCAGGCGATCGGGGTCATGACACAGTAGATCCCGCGCTCCTTGCACTGG
This genomic window contains:
- a CDS encoding cellulase family glycosylhydrolase, with the translated sequence MTRRYILPTLLPALTCCLVGVTMTASFGAEPATRTAAVDSEGVLRWQDDKSEVALLGVNYYVPFSIDYQRLQLLGLDHDQAIRDDLTHFQRLGISAIRLHCWDREISDREGNLVDNEHLRLLDYLIAQCKERGIYCVMTPIAWWGAPNPGGFSDLYKMPQMTTDKASWPAQRRYLGQYMNHVNRYTGLAYKDDPAIIAIELINEPLYPQGTTEPQITEYIDTLTAAVRETGSHKPVFYNCWQGHDAAAGASTLDGCTFGWYPTGLVNGAILVGDHLPKVDDYPSMRSPRLTKKAKIVYEFDAADVHGSVMYPAMARAFRSGGGQIATQFQYEPMCIAGTNSNWQTHYLNLAYTPHKAISFAIAAEVFRRIPRLSQFGSYPANTRFGDFHLSHPDDLSEMVTRDSFLYSNSTTTNPPAPQELVRIAGHGSSPVVRYEGTGAYFLERLAPGLWKLQVYPDAVMVADPYSGGDSEKVRVLWARHSMTVTLPDLGSSFSLLACDAEGRPKPASTVTGEMQLSPGMYVLAKAGVAVPETVPGVPFVAPASSTKPPAAFVSAPDQWREGKDMKVQATVATADPVEASLRVRPSGATSFVDIPMQATRPYE